In one Lolium rigidum isolate FL_2022 chromosome 3, APGP_CSIRO_Lrig_0.1, whole genome shotgun sequence genomic region, the following are encoded:
- the LOC124697524 gene encoding uncharacterized protein LOC124697524, translating to MARSGARNQTAQVRPSTSSPPQQLPGAPTSSCVNPSPQPQQFPGAPASSSANPWTPPHFYPSASMSSSANPSLNQWRPLYTPAPDGLLGFGQFSPMHPYNFQSQPMHHHEQGHQMMENLHFVGTSQHDSFSTPPPPPHPKTSTRSAPAKVNPTSSKRKRKVITVDDDEPSERTAHRLSYTPEEHVRLASAWLECSIDPIDGNGKKGEKFWDDIAVLYNSTTPILDIGESRGFPGMLGSLDCMHWRWEKCPMSWKGQFTNGYKGAPTLILEAVASQDLWIWHAFFGLAGSNNDINVLNQSTLFIEQLKGKAPRVNYSVNEKEYQLGYYLVDGIYPEWAAFVKSIPMAQTEKHKLFAQYQEGARKDVERAFGVLQARWSILRRPARLYDRGDLHHIMIACIILHNMIVDDEKEEAGNILDLNEEAGTSIVLPSVFTHGDMPVFAEVLERDARIRNRPTHRALKDDLIENIWKKFGPH from the exons ATGGCAAGATCTGGAGCCCGCAACCAGACTGCACAAGTCCGGCCGTCGACCAGCTCGCCGCCGCAGCAGCTCCCCGGTGCCCCAACGAGTTCATGCGTCAATCCCTCTCCACAACCACAACAGTTCCCTGGCGCCCCGGCGAGCTCCTCCGCCAACCCATGGACACCGCCGCACTTCTACCCGAGCGCCTCGATGAGCTCCTCCGCCAACCCTTCTCTGAATCAATG GAGGCCATTGTATACCCCTGCACCCGATGGTTTGCTTGGTTTTGGACAATTCTCACCAATGCATCCATATAATTTCCAATCACAGCCAATGCACCACCATGAACAAGGACATcagatgatggagaatttgcacttTGTTGGTACTTCCCAACATGATTCTTtctcaacaccaccaccaccaccgcacccTAAAACTTCAACTCGGTCTGCTCCTGCAAAAGtgaatccaacttcttccaaaaggaaaaggaaggtCATcactgttgatgatgatgaaccaAGTGAAAGGACCGCACACCGTCTGTCCTATACACCTGAGGAACATGTCCGATTG GCATCGGCTTGGTTGGAGTGTTCCATTGATCCGATCGATGGCAATGGTAAGAAGGGTGAGAAGTTCTGGGATGACATTGCTGTTCTGTACAACAGTACCACACCAA TACTTGATATTGGCGAGAGTCGTGGGTTTCCTGGCATGTTAGGAAGTCTTGACTGTATGCACTGGCGATGGGAGAAATGTCCTATGTCATGGAAGGGACAATTTACCAATGGGTATAAAGGCGCTCCTACTCTTATTCTAGAGGcggttgcttctcaagatctttgGATATGGCATGCCTTTTTTGGTCTTGCTGGATcgaacaacgacatcaacgtgcTTAATCAATCCACGTTGTTCATTGAGCAACTGAAAGGGAAAGCTCCACGGGTAAATTATAGTGTCAATGAGAAGGAATACCAACTTGGTTATTACCTTGTAGATGGAATATACCCCGAGTGGGCAGCATTTGTGAAGTCAATACCGATGGCTCAAACGGAAAAGCACAAGTTGTTTGCTCAATATCAAGAAGGAGCAAGGAAGGACGTGGAACGTGCTTTTGGCGTGCTCCAGGCCCGATGGTCCATTTTACGGCGTCCGGCGCGCTTATATGACCGGGGCGATCTCCACCACATTATGATAGCTTGCATCATTCTACACAATATGATCGTcgatgatgaaaaagaagaggcggGCAATATTCTTGATTTGAATGAAGAAGCAGGAACATCAATTGTCCTTCCATCGGTATTTACTCATGGTGACATGCCAGTTTTTGCCGAGGTACTTGAAAGAGATGCTAGAATCCGCAATCGTCCAACGCATAGAGCCCTAAAAGATGATTTGATTGAGAATATTTGGAAAAAGTTCGGGCCTCATTAG